A region of the Tissierellales bacterium genome:
GTGTAATTTGAAGTATCTTCTACCCCGCTTTTCACAATGTGGCTGAATAATGCTATTCTTATATCTCTAACCATATGTAAATTTACCTCTGCAAATATCCTATCTTCAGCATATTTTAGTATACGACTAATGACAAATAGTATAATCATAGACCACATAGCCATATTTATATGTACTAAATCTTTACTTGGTATTGTAATATCTATCATGTCTTTCATCATCATCGGTATTCTGATGGTAAGTAGTGGATACAGCAATATAATACACAGCCCCAAAAATATTCGCATCTTATACTTCCTTACAAACCTAAGTACGAATTTTAAATGTTTCATTCAACCACTCCTATTAATTATATATTTCATAATTTCTAAATAAACCTATTATATTTATACAACAAATCCAAGTATTTTGGTATGTTTTTCCATGAAAGGTATGTATTTGACCGCGAATAGCAAAATAATTGGAATCACAAAAAAATGTCATTTTTATATCAATGCTATGCCCGGTTCTGTTTATTAACAAATCGCAACATTTTCGTATAAATTAATGATTTTTTGTGATAAAATTCTAATTAGTAAATACGATTAAATTTTAATCATACTTACATAATGTTATAGCTTTATAGGGGAGTTGAGCTGTAATGTATTGGCAGAGGGGGGTTTTTATGAAAAATGTAAAAAAAATATCAAAATCTAAAAGTAGAGGATCTCTAGCAATCAAACTTTCAATAGTCTGTTTGGTAGCTATATTAGCAGTTTTCACCATTGTCGGATCAATGAGTATTTACTCTATGAATAATCAACTAAATGACAATCTTAAACGACGAATAGAACTAAGGTCAGAAAGTGCTGTAAAAAGTATAAGTAAAGTATTCGAAAAAGGTTCTGTAACAGTAGATCAAATGATAAACAATCAATTTTTCAAAAACTATCTATCAATTGTAAATACATATGATGAAGTAAATACTGCAGACTCATATAGCAATATAGTAAGTACATTAGATCAAATAAAAAACAATAATTCTACTATTGGACTTGCATATATAGGAAATGATAGAGCTTCGTTTATAATAGGAAACAACGAAACTAGATCTGATAGAGATTATAAAACCACTGAAAGACCTTGGCATAAATCAGCTGAAAATACTACTAGAGTTGGCTTTACAAAACCATATACAGATGCTATAACTGGAGAATTGGTACTAACTCTATCAAAACTCTATAGAGATGAAGCTGGTAGCTTTGCCTGTATAGACATGAGTATATCCGAATTACCTGTAATCATGGAGGAACAGACCATAGGTGATATGGGCCGAAATATATTGATTTCTAGTGATGGTACTATAATCTACGATAAAAATGATAAAAAAATAATGACTGAAAATATATTAGATGACAGTGATTTAAAGAATATCGGTAGCAAAATGATAGCTGGTGAACACGATATAATAGATATTGATTATGAAGGAAAATCATACTATATGTCGTACCAACCAATAGAAATAAGTGGCTGGTCAGTTGCTATACTAGCGGAACAAGAAGAAATGCAAGCTGACCTTCATAAAGCTGTATTTGTAATGTCAATGAGCTATCTAGCTGGAGCTACATTTTTAGTAGTATTGATTTATATAATGATACGAAGAAGTTTAAAACCTATAAAAGAAGCTGCTGCATTTGCTAAAGTAATGGCTTCTGGTGATTTGAGCAATGAAATACCAAAGAAATTTCTAAATAGAAGAGATGAACTTGGCGAACTAGCAGAAGCATTTGAAAATATGGATTCTAGCTTTAATTCACTTTTAAAACAGGTCAAGGAATCATCTATGCAAGTAGATTCAGCGGCAAATGAGCTCTCAACTGCTGCAAACCAAGCTGCATTAACTTCTGAGGAGATAACAAAGACTGTAGATGAAATTGCAAATGGTGCAACTGGTCAAGCCTTAGATACTCAGGAAGGATCTTTCAAAACTGAAGAATTAGGAGATTTAGTTGAAAAAGAACAAAATATAATTGAAAAAATAAATGAGCAATCTGCATCTGTTGAAAAATCTATAGAATCTGGACTAGATATAGTATCTGATCTTACTCAAAAAGCTAAGAACAGTGAGCACGCATCTGAAAGCATAAGAAAAGTAATACTAAAAACTAGCGATAGTTCTGAAAAAATAAAGCAAGCTAGTATCGTAATCGAATCTATCGCTGAGCAAACAAATCTACTCGCTCTAAACGCTGCTATAGAAGCCGCTAGAGCCGGTGAACACGGAAAAGGCTTTGCAGTAGTCGCAGAGGAAATACGAAAACTGGCAGAACAATCAAGCAAATCTACAAAAGAAATCGATGCTATAGTTACAGAGCTTATAGAAAACTCAAATGACGCAGTTCAAACTGTGGAGTCAATGGTAGACACTCTAAAAGAACAGCTAAAAAGTGTTGATTTAACAGAAGAAAAATACAAAGAAATAGAAGGAGCTATAAGAGTTGTAGCAATTGAAATATCAAATATGGTCGCTTATAGTGAACAAGTTCACGAAAAGAAAAACGAAATATTAGATAAAATGCAAAATCTTTCTTCTATAGCAGAAGAAAATGCAGCTTCAACTGAAGAAGTTTCAGCCTCTACGGAAGAACAATTAGCTTCCATGGAAGAAATAGCAAATTCTAGCGAATCACTTGCATCACTTTCTCAAGATTTACAAGAAGAGATAAGTAAATTTAAAACTAAATAATGCCCTAACACAAAGCCCTATCACACTTCAAAGCGAAGTATAATAGGGCTTTTTTTATGATAA
Encoded here:
- a CDS encoding methyl-accepting chemotaxis protein: MKNVKKISKSKSRGSLAIKLSIVCLVAILAVFTIVGSMSIYSMNNQLNDNLKRRIELRSESAVKSISKVFEKGSVTVDQMINNQFFKNYLSIVNTYDEVNTADSYSNIVSTLDQIKNNNSTIGLAYIGNDRASFIIGNNETRSDRDYKTTERPWHKSAENTTRVGFTKPYTDAITGELVLTLSKLYRDEAGSFACIDMSISELPVIMEEQTIGDMGRNILISSDGTIIYDKNDKKIMTENILDDSDLKNIGSKMIAGEHDIIDIDYEGKSYYMSYQPIEISGWSVAILAEQEEMQADLHKAVFVMSMSYLAGATFLVVLIYIMIRRSLKPIKEAAAFAKVMASGDLSNEIPKKFLNRRDELGELAEAFENMDSSFNSLLKQVKESSMQVDSAANELSTAANQAALTSEEITKTVDEIANGATGQALDTQEGSFKTEELGDLVEKEQNIIEKINEQSASVEKSIESGLDIVSDLTQKAKNSEHASESIRKVILKTSDSSEKIKQASIVIESIAEQTNLLALNAAIEAARAGEHGKGFAVVAEEIRKLAEQSSKSTKEIDAIVTELIENSNDAVQTVESMVDTLKEQLKSVDLTEEKYKEIEGAIRVVAIEISNMVAYSEQVHEKKNEILDKMQNLSSIAEENAASTEEVSASTEEQLASMEEIANSSESLASLSQDLQEEISKFKTK